In Bacillus thuringiensis, the DNA window CAATATATTTTGCAAACGCAAGTAACTTTTCTTCTTGTTCTTCTGTGGCATCAGAAAGTATCGATCCTGCAAGTACAGCGAATTCAAGTAGTTTCCCAGTCTTATGCTTATGAATATACTCCAACTCATCAATCGTAAGCTGTTTCCCTTCAGCTTCCATATCTGCCACCTGTCCGCCAACCATTCCTTCTGGTCCTGCCGCTTTTGCAAGCTCAAGTACAAGTCTTACTTTTTTTTCAGCAGAGATTTCCTTTTGTTCATATGCCATAATAACTTGAAAAGCATACGTCAACAAACCATCGCCTGCTAAAACTGCCATCGCTTCACCAAATACTTTATGATTTGTGGGCTTCCCTCTTCTTAAATCATCATCATCCATACAAGGTAAATCATCATGAACTAACGAGTATGTATGTATCATTTCAAGAGCACAAGCTGCACCTACTCCAAGATTTCTTTCTTTACCAAACGCTTGTAATGTCGCAAATAAAAGTAACGGGCGGAGACGCTTTCCACCCGCTTCCAAAGAATATGTCATCGCTTCACGAAGTACATTTGGACATTGTAATTCATTTGCATAACTTACAAGCTTCTCTTCTACGAAAGTTTTACTTTCTTTCAAAAAAGTATCAAAAGCAATAGTCACTATGCTTCATCTCCTAAAGCAGTAAACGGTTCAAGCTCTCCATCTTCCCCAAGAATAACTGCCATTTGTTCTTGTACGTTCTTCAACTTCTCATCACAAAGCTTAGATAATTCCATACCCTCTTTAAAATAAGAAATTGCTTCTTCTAAAGGTACGTCACCTTGTTCTAGCTTAGAAACGAGATGCTCAAGTTGCGAAATTGCCTCTTCAAAGCTTAATTTATTTTCCATTATTCAATTCACGCTCCTCTATGCCTGATACGCTACAATCTAGTATTCCATCTTGTAATTGAACTGAAACAGCATCTCCAAGGCTGACATCTTTCACACTTTTTAACACTTGCTTCTCTTCATCATATACAAGCCCGTACCCTCTCATCATTACTTTAAGCGGACTTAACGCTTCAAGCTTTTGAGCAACTCTTACAAAGGCAAATTCTTTCGTTTGAAGTAATGTTTGCATTTCACGTTGCAATTGCTTTTGCAATGTTTCAACCGCTACCTTCGTTTGCATAATTTTTTGAGCTGGGTGGTGCTTCTCTAAATAAAATGAAAGCTGTTTTAACTGATTTACCTTTTTATCAATATAACGCTCTTTCGCTAAAACAAGCTGTTCTAACGCTCTATCTAATTGCTCTTCTTTTTGCTCATATACTTGTCTTGGATAACGGAACGCATACGATTTTTGCAATACTTGTAGTTTTTCTTCTTTTTTATGTACTAACTCTCTCATCGCTCTTCGCAATCTTAGAGTTCTTTGTAATACCTTTTCTTGTAACTCTATAATGTTAGGCGCTGCCAGCTCAGCTGCTGCAGTCGGTGTTGGCGCACGTAAATCGGCAACAAAATCCGCAATTGTAAAGTCCGTTTCATGACCTACTGCCGAAATAATAGGAATCTCACTCTTAAAGATTGCCCTTGCTACCATTTCTTCATTGAAAGCCCATAACTCTTCAATAGAGCCTCCCCCGCGCCCAACGATTAGGACATCTATCTCTCCCATTTCATTCGCTGTACGAATCGCTTGTACAATTGAGGGAGCTGCTGACTCCCCCTGTACAAGTACCGGAAACACAATAACATTTCCAATTGGATAACGACGTTTAATCGTTGTTATAACATCACGAATCGCTGCCCCTGTTGGCGACGTAATCACACCTATTGTTTTAACATAAGGAGGAATTGTTTTTTTATA includes these proteins:
- the ispA gene encoding (2E,6E)-farnesyl diphosphate synthase; its protein translation is MTIAFDTFLKESKTFVEEKLVSYANELQCPNVLREAMTYSLEAGGKRLRPLLLFATLQAFGKERNLGVGAACALEMIHTYSLVHDDLPCMDDDDLRRGKPTNHKVFGEAMAVLAGDGLLTYAFQVIMAYEQKEISAEKKVRLVLELAKAAGPEGMVGGQVADMEAEGKQLTIDELEYIHKHKTGKLLEFAVLAGSILSDATEEQEEKLLAFAKYIGLAFQIRDDILDVEGTEEEIGKPIGSDVSNEKSTYTTLFTVDRAKDILEETIAKAKGAIGSLQLQDEYLLSICDLIAKRNN
- the xseA gene encoding exodeoxyribonuclease VII large subunit produces the protein MEKQYLTVTALTRYIKTKIEYDPHLQSVWLKGEISNFKNHSRGHMYFTLKDENARIAAVMFAGHNRNIKFRPENGMKVLVKGKISVYEASGSYQIYIQDMQPDGVGNLHLAYEQLKVRLEEEGLFSQVYKKTIPPYVKTIGVITSPTGAAIRDVITTIKRRYPIGNVIVFPVLVQGESAAPSIVQAIRTANEMGEIDVLIVGRGGGSIEELWAFNEEMVARAIFKSEIPIISAVGHETDFTIADFVADLRAPTPTAAAELAAPNIIELQEKVLQRTLRLRRAMRELVHKKEEKLQVLQKSYAFRYPRQVYEQKEEQLDRALEQLVLAKERYIDKKVNQLKQLSFYLEKHHPAQKIMQTKVAVETLQKQLQREMQTLLQTKEFAFVRVAQKLEALSPLKVMMRGYGLVYDEEKQVLKSVKDVSLGDAVSVQLQDGILDCSVSGIEERELNNGK
- the xseB gene encoding exodeoxyribonuclease VII small subunit, producing the protein MENKLSFEEAISQLEHLVSKLEQGDVPLEEAISYFKEGMELSKLCDEKLKNVQEQMAVILGEDGELEPFTALGDEA